One genomic window of Arachis stenosperma cultivar V10309 chromosome 10, arast.V10309.gnm1.PFL2, whole genome shotgun sequence includes the following:
- the LOC130955431 gene encoding protein TIC 214-like, protein MIFQSFILDNLVYLCMKIMNSVVVVGLYYGFLSTFSIGPSYLFLLRARIMQEGTEKKLSATVGFITGQLIMFISIYYAPLHLALGRPHIITVIPLPYLLFHFFGNNKKNFLNYGDKKKNSIRKFSIQRIFFTNLIFQLFNPLVLPSSILVRLVNK, encoded by the coding sequence ATGATTTTTCAATCTTTTATACTGGATAATCTAGTATACTTATGCATGAAGATAATGAATTCGGTCGTTGTGGTCGGACTCTATTATGGATTTCTGAGCACATTCTCCATAGGGCCCTCTTATCTCTTCCTTCTTCGAGCTCGGATTATGCAAGAAGGGACCGAGAAGAAACTATCAGCAACAGTTGGGTTTATTACGGGACAGCTCATCATGTTCATATCGATCTATTATGCGCCTTTGCATCTAGCATTGGGTAGACCTCATATAATAACTGTCATACCTCTACCCTATCTTTTATTTCATTTCTTCggcaataataaaaaaaactttttgaattatggggacaagaaaaaaaattcaatacgTAAATTTAGCATTCAAAGAATATTCTTTACTAATCTTATTTTTCAGTTATTTAACCCCCTTGTCTTACCAAGTTCCATATTAGTCAGATtagtaaacaaataa
- the LOC130955430 gene encoding LOW QUALITY PROTEIN: NAD(P)H-quinone oxidoreductase subunit 5, chloroplastic-like (The sequence of the model RefSeq protein was modified relative to this genomic sequence to represent the inferred CDS: inserted 1 base in 1 codon) — MEGPTPISALIHAATMVAAGIFLVARLLPLFIAIPTIMNGIAFIGIITLFLGATLAIAQKDIKRNLAYSTMSQLGYMMLALGMGSSRAALFHLITHAYSKALLFLGSRSIIHSMETIVGYSPEKSQNMVLMGGLTKHTPITKTAFLIGTLSFCGIPPFAYFWSKDLILNDSWXVFANFCNISLFYSWINRILYVSHLFTCF; from the exons ATGGAGGGGCCTACTCCAATTTCTGCTCTTATACATGCTGCTACTATGGTAGCGGCGGGAATCTTTCTTGTAGCTAGACTTCTTCCTCTTTTCATAGCTATACCTACCATAATGAATGGAATAGCTTTCATTGGTATaataacattatttttgggAGCTACTTTAGCTATTGCTCAAAAAGATATTAAGAGAAATTTGGCCTATTCTACAATGTCTCAATTGGGTTATATGATGTTAGCTCTAGGTATGGGATCTTCCCGAGCTGCTCTATTTCATTTAATTACTCATGCTTATTCAAAAGCATTGTTGTTCTTAGGATCTAGATCAATTATTCATTCAATGGAAACTATTGTTGGATATTCTCCAGAAAAAAGTCAAAATATGGTTCTTATGGGTGGGTTAACAAAACATACGCCAATTACAAAAACAGCTTTTTTAATAGGTACGCTCTCTTTTTGTGGTATTCCACCCTTTGCTTATTTTTGGTCCAAAGATCTGATTCTTAATGATAGTT TTGTATTCGCCAATTTTTGCAATATTAGCTTATTTTACAGCTGGATTAACCGCATTTTATATGTTTCGCATCTATTTACTTGTTTTTGA